A single window of Syntrophus aciditrophicus SB DNA harbors:
- a CDS encoding Cys-Xaa-Xaa-Xaa repeat radical SAM target protein, whose product MNDELPFGEKVEKLYGKTEKVDRRGFFAKVGKVIIPTLGIIGLSLMPLSPRPAAADCANTCSGGCYETCRGCTGGCSGNCSGTCNRTCHDICADSCTVTAR is encoded by the coding sequence ATGAATGATGAACTGCCGTTCGGGGAAAAGGTGGAAAAATTATACGGGAAGACGGAAAAGGTCGACAGACGCGGTTTTTTTGCGAAAGTCGGCAAGGTCATCATTCCCACTCTCGGAATAATCGGTTTGAGCTTGATGCCGCTTTCTCCGCGGCCAGCCGCGGCCGATTGTGCAAATACCTGTTCGGGGGGGTGTTACGAAACCTGTCGTGGGTGTACTGGTGGATGTTCGGGCAACTGTTCCGGTACATGTAACCGCACCTGCCACGACATCTGCGCTGACAGCTGCACCGTCACGGCAAGGTAG
- a CDS encoding AMP-binding protein, with amino-acid sequence MNYTGHIDRFVRENLPPEDQLPEFIFETPELQFPEHLNATALLLDKALEEGAGERIAMIGKDIRWTYRDLQSKVNQLASLLTEDMGLIPGNRVLLRGGNTPWFAVCWLAVWKAGGVAVGTMPLLRAKELKQLIHLGRVSHALCEASLAEELNLARPECPELKEVMVYGDDAFDKKLASKSAEFNAVDTASDDPALIAFTSGTTGIPKGCIHLHRDVMAMCEVVCGYWLKPSADDVFIGTPPLAFTFGLGGLLCFPLWARASTVLMEKLSPPVLIGAIEQYGATITFTAPTGYRQMTPLIPQHNITSLKKSVSAGEALSVDTRKKWREATGIEMHDGIGGTELIHIYLAAYPDDYREGSLGKPLPGYRAMLVDEQMNPVPVGETGKLAVKGPTGCRYLADERQKSSVRNGWTITGDAYHQDSDGYYYFHARVDDIIVTSGYNVSSPEVESVLLEHPAVSECGVIGIPDPDRGQVLKAFIVLKPGYTGDESMVKTLQDFVKQNAAPYKYPRVVEFVTALPRTETGKLQRFKLK; translated from the coding sequence ATGAATTACACAGGACACATTGACCGTTTTGTTCGAGAAAATCTTCCGCCGGAAGATCAGTTGCCGGAGTTTATTTTTGAAACACCGGAGCTGCAGTTCCCCGAACATCTGAATGCCACCGCCCTTTTGCTTGACAAGGCGCTTGAGGAAGGAGCGGGCGAAAGAATTGCGATGATCGGCAAGGACATCCGTTGGACCTATCGTGACTTGCAAAGTAAGGTGAACCAGCTTGCCAGTTTACTTACTGAGGACATGGGACTCATTCCGGGGAACCGCGTTTTATTGCGCGGCGGTAATACGCCCTGGTTCGCCGTTTGTTGGCTCGCCGTATGGAAGGCCGGCGGAGTGGCTGTCGGAACTATGCCTTTGCTCCGGGCCAAAGAATTAAAGCAATTGATACACCTCGGACGCGTCAGTCATGCGCTGTGCGAGGCGTCTTTGGCCGAAGAGCTGAATCTCGCGCGTCCTGAATGCCCGGAACTCAAAGAGGTAATGGTATATGGCGACGATGCATTCGACAAGAAACTCGCCTCAAAGTCCGCAGAATTCAATGCAGTCGATACAGCGTCCGACGATCCGGCCCTGATCGCTTTCACTTCCGGTACGACCGGCATCCCCAAAGGCTGTATCCATCTTCACAGAGATGTGATGGCCATGTGTGAGGTTGTCTGCGGTTACTGGCTAAAGCCGAGCGCGGACGATGTTTTCATCGGCACCCCACCTCTCGCCTTCACTTTTGGCCTCGGCGGACTCCTGTGTTTCCCTCTTTGGGCAAGAGCCAGCACGGTGTTGATGGAAAAGCTCAGCCCGCCTGTCCTGATAGGGGCCATTGAGCAGTATGGTGCCACCATCACTTTCACAGCTCCCACCGGATACCGGCAGATGACGCCTCTGATTCCGCAGCACAACATCACGAGTCTGAAAAAAAGCGTGTCCGCCGGCGAGGCTCTGTCAGTTGATACCCGTAAAAAGTGGAGGGAAGCGACCGGCATAGAGATGCACGATGGTATTGGCGGAACAGAACTGATCCATATTTACCTCGCTGCATACCCTGACGACTATCGCGAAGGTTCCTTGGGCAAGCCTTTACCGGGTTACCGGGCCATGCTGGTGGATGAGCAGATGAATCCAGTGCCGGTGGGAGAAACAGGAAAGCTCGCGGTCAAAGGGCCCACCGGTTGCCGCTACCTGGCAGATGAAAGACAGAAAAGTTCAGTTAGAAACGGTTGGACCATCACTGGGGATGCCTACCACCAGGATTCGGATGGCTATTATTATTTCCATGCCAGAGTGGACGATATCATCGTGACTTCAGGGTACAACGTATCGAGTCCGGAAGTGGAATCCGTCCTGCTGGAGCATCCGGCAGTTTCAGAATGTGGCGTTATTGGAATACCGGACCCCGACCGAGGTCAGGTTCTGAAGGCTTTCATCGTATTGAAGCCGGGTTATACCGGTGACGAGTCGATGGTGAAAACCCTTCAGGACTTCGTTAAGCAAAACGCTGCTCCTTATAAGTATCCGCGGGTAGTCGAATTCGTAACCGCTCTTCCTCGTACTGAAACAGGGAAGCTGCAAAGATTCAAACTGAAATAA
- a CDS encoding VOC family protein, with protein MEIKKIDHICIAVKNLEEARKLWEPLLGKDKPDDAYVDEPEKIKVARYWIGEVGFELMESTTTDGDVAKFIGKNGEGFMLISFNLDNTRAAAKELQAKGYQFIPDKRGEIVRPFRDGEFAFVHPKTLNGVLTELIDDKGQLVSRSE; from the coding sequence ATGGAAATCAAAAAGATAGATCATATTTGTATTGCGGTTAAGAACCTCGAGGAAGCCAGAAAGTTGTGGGAGCCACTCTTGGGAAAAGACAAACCGGACGACGCTTATGTGGATGAACCTGAAAAGATCAAAGTAGCGCGATATTGGATCGGAGAAGTTGGATTCGAGTTAATGGAATCCACAACAACGGATGGTGACGTTGCCAAGTTCATCGGAAAAAATGGCGAGGGCTTCATGCTTATCAGCTTTAATCTGGACAATACTCGCGCTGCCGCCAAAGAGCTGCAGGCCAAGGGCTATCAATTTATACCGGATAAACGGGGAGAAATCGTCCGGCCATTTCGCGATGGTGAGTTCGCATTTGTTCATCCGAAGACACTCAATGGTGTATTGACGGAACTTATTGATGATAAAGGCCAGTTGGTTTCCCGGTCAGAGTGA
- a CDS encoding Cys-Xaa-Xaa-Xaa repeat radical SAM target protein encodes MDGEDSFRKKMETVYGKTEKVDRRGFFTTVGKAIIPTLGILGLSLMQLSPKPAAADCADTCSGGCSETCQGCTGCTGSCAGECDRTCRDICANSCTVTAE; translated from the coding sequence ATGGATGGCGAGGACTCATTCAGGAAAAAGATGGAAACGGTATACGGCAAGACGGAAAAGGTTGACAGGCGTGGGTTTTTTACGACGGTCGGCAAGGCCATCATTCCCACTCTCGGCATTCTTGGCTTGAGTTTGATGCAGCTTTCACCAAAGCCGGCAGCGGCTGATTGTGCCGATACCTGCTCCGGGGGATGCTCCGAAACCTGCCAGGGATGCACCGGATGTACAGGCAGTTGTGCCGGCGAGTGTGATCGCACCTGCCGCGACATCTGTGCCAACAGCTGCACCGTCACGGCTGAGTAG
- a CDS encoding aldehyde ferredoxin oxidoreductase N-terminal domain-containing protein: MRYAETGYNLEIDLSNGNIERVETDPILTELHIGGNGKAAKMIWDRVPPEADAFSPDNLLIFSAGLLVGTPLPACNRTMVDTISPQTNFFSHSIFGGYFGPELKHAGYDQIVFRGKSPRLVYLWINNDKVEIRDASHLKGKGAQETAELIKRELNDPRIQVAAIGLAGENRLFMASIEHSNASASRGVGAVMGDKRLKAIAVRGTKDFAVASPEEFFELCLRHSQEIAASPFNGDLMAIEWNDAFHHDNFAWGNSRVRRKNYWSQELEDRWKDYTLEIRDRLQGCYNCPKNCHLVVKPPGRQRYMLKCFGKGTWHMAAFEELPFTFDILALAQEYGVDSYAAPQTIAFAIELYEDGILTDKELPDFPASGADRFYYLLEKLVRREGIGDVLANGVYAAARLIGKGAEKYDHNTIKKFEQIPLKLGRVNFPYFLMYCTSDKMAINQSEGSYPQDAIKDPVERQKFADEWISAPERFRRFFMEWEPRTDPSPEASINICDWNETMHYVDDSVGTCAFCSSFRGQFGGGAAYHIYNIPHFINLATGMNMDADDLWQVARRNRNLVRAINVSRGLRRVDEKPPENHWSKREPEKEQALLSEYYTFKGWTDDGIPSKATLDKLGLDYVADELIRRGILNGTEDNCYIHHPCYSDVNKKEATISVRKGEHFTLTEYNIVNK, translated from the coding sequence ATGAGGTACGCAGAGACAGGGTATAATTTAGAAATTGATTTATCTAATGGTAATATTGAACGGGTCGAAACAGACCCGATACTGACCGAACTTCATATAGGTGGCAATGGTAAGGCCGCCAAGATGATATGGGACAGGGTCCCTCCCGAAGCGGATGCCTTTTCTCCTGATAATCTTCTCATATTCAGCGCCGGGTTGTTAGTCGGTACACCCTTACCCGCTTGCAACCGCACAATGGTCGATACCATTTCTCCTCAGACAAACTTTTTTTCCCACTCTATATTTGGGGGGTATTTTGGCCCGGAACTGAAACACGCCGGTTACGACCAGATAGTCTTTCGCGGCAAATCCCCTCGTCTGGTTTATCTGTGGATCAATAACGATAAAGTGGAAATACGAGATGCCTCACATCTTAAGGGAAAAGGCGCGCAGGAGACGGCAGAGCTTATTAAGAGGGAGCTGAATGATCCCAGAATTCAGGTTGCCGCAATAGGCTTGGCCGGCGAGAATAGACTCTTCATGGCCAGCATTGAACACTCAAATGCCAGTGCGTCTCGTGGAGTGGGTGCAGTTATGGGGGATAAAAGGCTGAAGGCTATCGCTGTACGCGGCACGAAGGACTTTGCCGTTGCTAGCCCAGAAGAATTTTTCGAATTATGCCTGAGGCACAGCCAGGAAATTGCTGCCAGCCCGTTTAACGGGGATTTAATGGCCATCGAGTGGAATGATGCTTTCCATCACGATAATTTCGCCTGGGGTAATTCGCGTGTGCGGCGAAAGAATTATTGGAGCCAGGAACTCGAAGATAGATGGAAGGATTATACCCTTGAGATACGAGATCGACTGCAGGGTTGCTACAACTGTCCCAAAAATTGCCATCTAGTGGTTAAACCCCCAGGACGTCAAAGATACATGTTGAAATGCTTCGGCAAAGGTACCTGGCATATGGCAGCCTTTGAAGAACTTCCCTTTACGTTCGACATACTGGCTCTGGCTCAGGAATACGGTGTGGACAGCTATGCCGCACCACAAACAATCGCTTTTGCAATTGAGCTTTATGAAGACGGCATTCTAACAGACAAGGAGCTGCCTGATTTTCCAGCCAGCGGCGCGGATCGGTTTTATTATCTCCTTGAAAAGCTGGTCCGGCGTGAAGGAATCGGCGATGTACTAGCCAATGGTGTTTATGCAGCAGCTCGTCTGATTGGCAAGGGCGCGGAAAAGTACGACCATAACACAATAAAAAAGTTTGAGCAGATACCTCTGAAACTGGGAAGGGTAAATTTTCCCTATTTCCTGATGTATTGCACCAGTGACAAGATGGCAATCAATCAGAGTGAAGGGTCATATCCGCAAGATGCAATTAAGGACCCTGTTGAGAGACAGAAGTTTGCCGACGAATGGATATCGGCACCCGAAAGATTCAGGCGCTTCTTCATGGAATGGGAGCCACGCACCGACCCGTCCCCAGAAGCCAGTATTAACATTTGTGACTGGAATGAGACGATGCACTATGTCGATGACTCAGTTGGCACTTGCGCATTCTGTTCTTCATTCAGAGGCCAGTTTGGCGGTGGCGCTGCATATCACATTTATAACATCCCACATTTCATTAACCTGGCTACGGGAATGAATATGGATGCCGACGACCTATGGCAAGTTGCCAGAAGGAATCGAAACCTGGTCAGGGCCATAAACGTCAGCAGAGGATTGAGAAGAGTTGACGAAAAACCGCCCGAAAACCACTGGAGCAAGAGAGAGCCTGAAAAAGAACAAGCTCTCCTCAGTGAGTACTATACATTCAAAGGCTGGACTGATGATGGAATTCCATCCAAAGCTACGTTGGATAAGCTTGGGCTGGATTATGTGGCTGATGAACTTATCAGGAGAGGAATTCTGAACGGCACCGAGGATAACTGTTACATACATCATCCATGTTACTCAGACGTCAATAAAAAGGAAGCGACTATATCGGTACGTAAAGGTGAACACTTCACTCTGACTGAGTACAATATCGTAAATAAATAG
- a CDS encoding DUF2330 domain-containing protein — protein MKKSDTSHQMPMLSVIPTQIILLWIAFLIMIILPTPIQADMGRVVATEAQVSEDSQKAIILHNREEEVLILGTDLKADKSARIIRFIPFPEEPKVQLASPASFESAMDLIKKHGLKFIEQTKGGRAAARAVEMRFNQRLGSHDVTVIRINDAAEFNGWVREFLRQKGLQLKREDPKIEAVVRDYTRRGFVWFVFDFVTVNEQIRFVEPIQYRFKTKELYYPLKTSNTFGGSGMIDLILITPGTFCEPLQSYYGGCFGFQEMRATTSSQLENDEMKGIFPGIGQFSKNQNMFIQLMRYQGDYEFDQDLLGDFGQAVPYAIGHVEEAWGSPWLFPMEENVKDLKERCRLKPDSGPCKAIFWRYFFNPETQKCEKFVYGGCEGTVPFETKEECVALCEKDGGASSTLKNINFEEFTPSSKHFTLQIPAGWPREEYDIQRSSLLSGNNKYELTVRAPGQEGLEYLSVRVAWHRDACGTPERFIYDLLNPRFSSRRADAKVLPLTGPEAKTLEIKKVRQPFQGMNAKPVKAIERYVVIPAHTGFYVLVYDAPEALFKENKWVFDKILSSFQPMVSLNSKPEPVAEVSDDEYEVYADFFSAEEVRGFEIPPYFSNTYRARHVYHETSAGKNSDKQTLTHLMESFGALDKSIMEDYREKNKRVRILRDRMVVPWLEILQTNEPNREGGRGMEQPLTVFPDEVFLSRIGFNEQKDTALFYVSQNGAPMTGYFVLMVKKKNRWVIKNAVLEDFKIPYSEISPSFQYIQHDISDGKGGR, from the coding sequence ATGAAAAAGTCTGATACAAGCCATCAGATGCCCATGTTGTCAGTCATTCCCACGCAAATTATTCTATTATGGATTGCATTTTTGATCATGATCATCCTGCCGACGCCGATTCAGGCGGATATGGGCAGAGTTGTGGCCACAGAGGCGCAGGTGTCGGAAGACAGCCAGAAAGCCATTATCCTGCACAACCGCGAAGAAGAAGTGCTGATTCTCGGGACGGATCTCAAGGCGGATAAATCTGCACGCATCATCCGGTTTATTCCATTTCCTGAGGAACCAAAGGTGCAGTTGGCCTCACCGGCTTCCTTCGAGTCCGCAATGGATTTGATCAAAAAGCACGGGTTGAAATTCATTGAGCAGACCAAGGGCGGCCGTGCCGCGGCGCGAGCGGTAGAGATGCGGTTCAATCAGCGGCTTGGCTCTCACGATGTGACGGTGATCAGGATCAATGATGCGGCGGAATTCAATGGGTGGGTCAGGGAATTCCTCAGGCAGAAGGGTTTGCAACTGAAGCGTGAAGATCCGAAGATCGAGGCTGTCGTTCGTGATTACACCCGGCGGGGCTTTGTCTGGTTTGTTTTCGACTTCGTCACGGTGAACGAACAGATCCGTTTCGTTGAGCCGATCCAGTACAGGTTTAAAACGAAGGAACTCTATTATCCTCTGAAAACTTCCAACACGTTTGGCGGCTCTGGAATGATCGACCTTATTCTCATTACACCCGGGACTTTCTGTGAACCTCTTCAATCTTATTATGGCGGATGTTTCGGATTTCAAGAAATGAGGGCCACGACATCGTCACAGCTTGAAAATGATGAAATGAAAGGAATTTTTCCGGGTATCGGGCAATTTTCCAAAAATCAGAACATGTTCATCCAACTGATGAGATATCAGGGGGACTACGAGTTTGACCAGGATCTCCTGGGAGACTTCGGTCAAGCGGTTCCGTATGCCATAGGGCATGTGGAAGAGGCATGGGGCAGTCCATGGCTTTTTCCCATGGAAGAAAATGTAAAGGATCTCAAGGAAAGGTGCAGGTTGAAGCCCGATTCAGGGCCATGCAAAGCGATTTTCTGGCGTTACTTTTTCAATCCGGAAACCCAAAAATGCGAGAAATTCGTTTACGGCGGGTGCGAGGGAACGGTGCCCTTTGAAACAAAAGAAGAATGTGTGGCGCTGTGTGAGAAGGACGGCGGCGCTTCTTCCACACTCAAGAATATAAATTTCGAAGAATTTACGCCGTCGAGTAAACACTTCACCCTGCAGATTCCAGCAGGATGGCCGCGAGAAGAATATGACATCCAGCGATCCAGCCTCCTGAGCGGAAACAATAAATATGAATTGACTGTCCGGGCGCCGGGTCAGGAGGGTCTGGAATATCTGAGTGTGAGGGTTGCCTGGCATCGGGACGCATGCGGAACCCCTGAACGGTTCATATATGACCTGTTGAATCCCCGTTTCAGTTCTCGAAGAGCGGACGCAAAAGTTTTACCGTTAACCGGGCCGGAAGCCAAGACGCTGGAAATAAAAAAAGTCAGACAGCCCTTTCAGGGGATGAACGCCAAGCCCGTGAAGGCAATAGAGCGATATGTGGTTATACCTGCCCATACGGGTTTTTATGTGCTGGTGTACGATGCGCCGGAAGCGTTGTTCAAGGAAAACAAATGGGTGTTCGACAAAATCCTGAGTTCATTTCAACCAATGGTTAGCCTGAATTCGAAGCCTGAACCCGTCGCGGAAGTCAGTGATGACGAATACGAGGTCTATGCTGATTTCTTCAGTGCGGAAGAAGTGCGCGGTTTTGAAATTCCTCCATATTTCTCCAATACTTATAGAGCGCGGCACGTTTATCATGAGACGTCAGCCGGGAAGAATTCGGACAAGCAGACGCTGACACATCTCATGGAGAGTTTTGGTGCATTGGATAAATCCATCATGGAGGATTACAGGGAGAAAAACAAAAGAGTCCGTATACTCAGGGACAGAATGGTGGTTCCATGGCTTGAAATTCTGCAGACCAATGAACCCAACCGCGAGGGGGGGCGTGGCATGGAGCAGCCTTTAACGGTTTTTCCTGATGAGGTTTTTCTCTCCCGGATCGGATTCAACGAACAGAAAGACACGGCTCTGTTCTATGTTTCTCAGAATGGAGCGCCAATGACGGGGTACTTTGTCCTCATGGTAAAAAAGAAAAACAGATGGGTCATTAAAAACGCTGTCCTTGAAGACTTTAAGATTCCATATTCCGAGATTTCACCTTCCTTTCAGTATATTCAGCATGACATCTCCGATGGTAAAGGGGGGCGCTAA
- a CDS encoding TetR/AcrR family transcriptional regulator C-terminal domain-containing protein: MLAIPDLWVSELLKDLDDQMFGVKGAFNKLRKYIWWTYRRTEEAPVDAKIVYLFLKTSSSFMETSVYQNVRLLYHYLIDIFEEGKKSGEMRQDIDSSVAQSIVIGTMDHMITLWLLKNMSYSLFEKAEETFDLLESAFSSKERS; the protein is encoded by the coding sequence TTGCTGGCCATCCCGGATTTATGGGTCTCTGAATTACTGAAAGACTTGGATGATCAGATGTTCGGGGTAAAGGGTGCATTCAATAAGCTGCGAAAATACATCTGGTGGACATATCGTCGGACGGAGGAAGCACCAGTTGATGCAAAGATTGTCTACTTGTTTCTGAAAACCAGTTCCAGCTTTATGGAAACATCCGTCTACCAGAATGTCAGACTCCTTTACCATTATCTCATTGATATATTTGAAGAAGGCAAAAAATCCGGAGAGATGAGGCAGGATATTGATTCATCGGTAGCGCAGAGTATTGTGATCGGAACTATGGATCACATGATTACGCTTTGGCTGCTTAAGAACATGTCTTACTCACTGTTTGAGAAAGCAGAAGAAACCTTTGATCTCTTAGAGAGTGCCTTTTCCAGTAAAGAGCGTTCCTGA